In Solanum pennellii chromosome 3, SPENNV200, a single window of DNA contains:
- the LOC107013594 gene encoding nuclear transcription factor Y subunit C-1-like translates to MASHSDPVAANAEVAAAVNAEEEVAAVNAEAVAVAEATAQPIVNANDYLLQQQLRLFWAAQLQEIIQIRDFRGHSLPISRIKKIMKSDKEVRMISAESPILLAKACELFIQELTHRSWLKAQECQRRTLKKIDFFTMLKETELFDFLVDAISMDEPEEEAPTYVPGMLGNIPNRIPYYYSPMGPPPPPMAPLAPSVRPPAPSMGPPTPSMPTPPRGIMGRRAMPWVAPSMHVPPPLYPRKFGWYAAGGNPYATGGSSGQGSGNPRR, encoded by the coding sequence atggCAAGTCACTCTGACCCGGTGGCAGCGAATGCAGAGGTGGCGGCGGCGGTGAATGCAGAGGAGGAGGTGGCGGCGGTGAATGCAGAGGCGGTGGCGGTGGCGGAGGCGACTGCTCAGCCGATTGTGAACGCGAACGATTATCTCCTCCAGCAGCAGTTGCGGTTGTTTTGGGCAGCTCAGCTTCAAGAGATCATACAGATTAGAGATTTCAGGGGCCACAGTCTTCCCATTTCTCGAAtcaagaaaatcatgaaatcggACAAGGAAGTCCGTATGATTTCTGCTGAATCGCCTATTCTGCTTGCTAAGGCATGTGAGCTCTTTATTCAGGAGCTCACCCATCGTTCCTGGCTTAAGGCCCAAGAATGCCAGCGTCGGACTCTGAAAAAGATCGACTTCTTTACGATGCTTAAGGAGACTGAACTCTTTGATTTCCTTGTGGACGCCATTTCTATGGATGAGCCAGAGGAAGAAGCTCCTACTTACGTGCCTGGCATGTTGGGTAACATACCAAATCGTATCCCGTACTATTACTCACCAATGGGACCTCCGCCTCCACCAATGGCACCTCTTGCTCCATCAGTGAGACCTCCTGCTCCATCAATGGGGCCACCTACTCCATCAATGCCTACTCCACCCAGGGGGATCATGGGAAGGCGTGCTATGCCTTGGGTTGCACCCTCAATGCACGTCCCGCCTCCGTTGTACCCGCGGAAGTTCGGTTGGTATGCTGCTGGCGGTAATCCATATGCTACTGGAGGGAGCAGTGGACAGGGTAGCGGTAATCCTAGAAGGTAA